One window of the Anolis sagrei isolate rAnoSag1 chromosome 5, rAnoSag1.mat, whole genome shotgun sequence genome contains the following:
- the LOC132776386 gene encoding TRPM8 channel-associated factor homolog produces MDSKQSYVSLVRGVNSFDFTGDLYPSELLLIGDKAFPVLVSNSGQVLIASSQYGKGRMVVVSHEGILKDPQFLPFLKNALQWLKPSQAAEVGVDASLDALSQMLLRDGIKVQQGATLGTKLGVYCTDAYNEQNADDLVQFVKRGGGLLIGGQAWHWAGQHGMQKVLRGFPGNLVTGVAGMYFTGNVGEKGTFPVSQEMPRIPLITEHGLDTQSDLKAILKGVSKIDLQNIVASKLLIHGTLAFPLGIDADHEALLAAAYYGRGRVIVASQENLFTKSSMKTFLLNAIDWLSSGKAKKVGVADDLQDLYSMLKLANIPCEVTSLKDDLSVYCCSAYSDREMEKIHEFVSEGGGLLIGGQAWSSVENIASNAMAEYPGNKILNKFGIGILQNVLSVPGDSYSVQPIKELSSSYHFRKALFQFKQHLQNHQPLKSPYSSWVQKLGQDSAAFIKIPATNSPPFFSVDEDLMDLVVQNGIPDVSASNPIKAHSDEAFLIILSSELYNKFPEFQKLLPKLNQHFATNYPIAPRQAISVNGKNNGQEAWRSTGFYLPPGKTATLVFPSNVINSDLQVQIGCHSDDLSEAEQWKRAPVVIRRFEVKKPRMEVSSLWGGLIYVIVPAKTSLGPISITIEGAVKAPYFKHGDTSLSAWQNTIRNSTAPWTELETENVILTVPTEDAKKIDNPDNLLAIWDNMMRAVAKLASVSPVFPRPERLVADVQTSVGWMHADYPIVYHLDSVQEMTDVKSIHDNGLWGAIHELGHNQQQSGWEFPPHTTEATNNLWSVYVNETVLHVPRERAHPELAPELRKERIEKYVRNGQLKDFQEFVALEPYLQLQEAFGWEPLMHIFAEYQKMTNIPEDNDSKMNLWAEKYSEQVKKNLAPFFKAWKWPITNELSQKLSRSFPVWTENPMKQYVSP; encoded by the exons ATGGATTCCAAACAGTCTTATGTGTCTCTGGTGCGGGGTGTCAATTCCTTCGATTTCACTGGGGATCTCTACCCCAGTGAACTGCTGCTCATAGGAGACAAAGCTTTTCCGGTGCTTGTGAGTAACAGTGGGCAAGTGCTAATTGCCTCTTCCCAATATGGGAAGGGGCGAATGGTAGTCGTTTCACATGAAGGCATTCTGAAAGATCCCCAGTTCTTGCCATTCCTTAAaaatgctttgcagtggctcAAACCCTCCCAAGCGGCCGAGGTGGGTGTTGATGCAAGCTTGGATGCCCTGTCTCAAATGTTGCTCCGTGATGGCATAAAAGTGCAACAAGGTGCAACTCTGGGGACTAAGCTAGGAGTGTATTGCACAGATGCCTATAATGAGCAGAATGCTGATGACCTTGTGCAGTTTGTAAAGAGAGGTGGGGGGTTACTTATTGGAGGGCAGGCCTGGCATTGGGCAGGTCAACATGGAATGCAGAAAGTGCTTCGTGGGTTTCCTGGCAACTTGGTGACTGGTGTGGCTGGCATGTACTTCACTGGCAATGTGGGAGAAAAAGGGACCTTCCCAGTATCCCAAGAGATGCCAAGGATTCCACTCATCACCGA GCATGGACTAGACACCCAAAGTGATTTAAAAGCTATTCTAAAAGGGGTATCGAAGATCGATTTGCAGAATATTGTTGCTTCTAAGCTTCTAATCCATGGAACATTGGCATTTCCACTTGGCATAGATGCCGATCATGAAGCATTGCTTGCTGCTGCTTATTATGGCCGAGGACGCGTCATTGTAGCTTCTCAGGAAAACCTATTCACCAAATCATCAATGAAAACATTTCTTCTTAATGCAATTGACTGGCTGAGTTCTGGAAAGGCAAAGAAGGTTGGTGTGGCTGATGACCTCCAGGATCTTTACTCCATGTTAAAACTTGCAAATATCCCATGTGAAGTAACATCACTTAAAGACGACCTAAGTGTGTATTGTTGTTCAGCATATAGTGATAGAGAGATGGAAAAAATTCATGAGTTTGTTTCTGAAGGAGGTGGTCTCCTTATTGGGGGACAAGCATGGTCATCTGTCGAGAACATTGCTTCCAATGCCATGGCTGAATATCCAGGAAACAAGATACTGAACAAGTTTGGAATTGGAATCCTTCAGAATGTCCTCAGCGTACCTGGTGATAGCTACTCAGTTCAACCCATCAAAGAGCTTTCTTCCTCCTATCACTTCCGGAAGGCATTGTTTCAATTCAAGCAACACCTTCAGAATCACCAACCTCTAAAGTCACCATATTCCTCATGGGTTCAAAAGTTAGGACAAGATTCTGCAGCATTCATCAAAATCCCTGCCACCAattctcctcccttcttctctgtTGATGAAGATCTGATGGACCTGGTCGTGCAGAATGGAATTCCTGATGTCAGTGCCAGTAACCCAATCAAAGCCCATTCAGATGAGGCATTTTTAATCATCTTGTCTTCAGAACTCTACAACAAATTCCCAGAGTTCCAGAAGCTCCTACCCAAGCTGAATCAACATTTTGCAACAAATTATCCCATAGCTCCACGTCAAGCTATTTCAGTAAATGGAAAGAACAATG GTCAGGAAGCATGGCGAAGCACGGGTTTCTACCTTCCTCCAGGTAAAACTGCTACCTTGGTCTTTCCGTCCAATGTCATCAATTCAGATTTACAG GTCCAGATTGGCTGTCACTCAGATGATCTCAGCGAGGCTGAGCAATGGAAGCGTGCTCCAGTGGTTATAAGGCGATTTGAAGTCAAGAAACCCCGGATGGAAGTCTCCAGCTTGTGGGGCGGACTCATATATGTTATCGTGCCTGCGAAAACCTCACTGGGACCCATTTCCATCACTATAGAAGGGGCAGTCAAGGCACCTTATTTTAAGCATG GTGACACCAGCCTATCCGCCTGGCAGAATACCATTCGCAACTCCACGGCTCCCTGGACTGAACTGGAAACCGAGAACGTGATTTTGACGGTGCCCACAGAAGACGCGAAAAAAATCGACAACCCAGACAATCTCCTCGCGATTTGGGACAACATGATGAGAGCTGTGGCCAAATTAGCATCCGTCTCCCCTGTGTTCCCGAGGCCAGAGAGACTTGTGGCAGATGTTCAGACATCAGTTG GTTGGATGCATGCTGACTACCCTATCGTGTATCACTTGGATTCAGTGCAGGAAATGACAGATGTGAAGTCCATCCATGACAATGGTCTATGGGGTGCCATCCATGAACTGGGCCACAATCAGCAGCAGAGTGGGTGGGAGTTTCCACCCCATACCACTGAAGCCACCAACAATCTCTGGTCTGTTTATGTGAACGAGACTGTACTGCATGTCCCAAGAGAAAGGGCCCATCCAGAGCTGGCACCAGAACTTAGAAAGGAGAGGATAGAGAAATATGTTCGGAATGGCCAGTTGAAGGACTTCCAGGAATTTGTTGCTCTGGAACCCTATTTACAG